The following proteins are encoded in a genomic region of Gloeomargarita sp. SKYB120:
- a CDS encoding 30S ribosomal protein S1, producing the protein MGNKKKTKVGFTHEEFAALLDRYDYRFSPGDVVQGTVFALEPKGALIDIGAKTAAFLPLQEMSINRVDSPEEVLRPNETREFFILSDENEEGQLTLSIRRIEYMRSWERVRQLQREDVTVRATVFAINRGGALVRIEGLRGFIPGSHISTRHAKEDLMGQELPLKFLEVDEERNRLVLSHRRALVERQMNKLEIGEVVTGTVRGIKPYGAFIDIGGVSGLLHISEISHEHIETPHNVFSVGDELKVMIIDLDADRGRISLSTKQLEPEPGDMVRNRALVFERAEEMAQRWREKQAAKLAGLPESSEGATAEAIPAATGEEDLEPAAV; encoded by the coding sequence TTGGGGAACAAGAAGAAAACGAAGGTGGGGTTTACCCACGAGGAATTTGCTGCGCTGTTAGACCGCTACGACTATCGGTTCAGTCCAGGGGACGTGGTTCAAGGCACAGTGTTTGCCCTGGAGCCAAAGGGGGCGCTGATTGACATTGGCGCGAAGACGGCGGCGTTTCTGCCCCTACAAGAGATGTCCATTAACCGGGTCGATAGCCCGGAAGAAGTATTGCGACCCAACGAGACGCGAGAGTTTTTTATTCTCTCGGATGAGAACGAGGAGGGGCAATTGACGCTCTCAATCCGACGGATTGAATACATGCGCTCGTGGGAGCGGGTGCGCCAGTTGCAGCGGGAGGATGTGACGGTGCGGGCCACGGTGTTTGCCATCAACCGCGGGGGCGCTCTGGTGCGGATCGAGGGGCTACGGGGTTTCATTCCCGGTTCCCACATCAGCACGCGGCACGCCAAGGAAGACCTGATGGGCCAAGAGTTGCCGCTGAAATTTTTGGAGGTGGATGAGGAGCGCAACCGTCTGGTCTTGAGCCACCGGCGCGCTCTGGTGGAACGGCAAATGAACAAGCTGGAAATTGGGGAAGTGGTGACCGGGACGGTGCGTGGTATCAAGCCCTACGGCGCGTTCATTGACATTGGCGGAGTCAGCGGCCTACTGCATATCTCTGAAATCTCCCATGAGCACATCGAGACGCCCCACAACGTGTTCTCGGTAGGGGACGAGCTGAAGGTGATGATCATTGACCTGGATGCGGACCGGGGCCGGATTTCCCTCTCGACCAAGCAGTTGGAGCCGGAGCCGGGAGATATGGTGCGCAACCGGGCGCTGGTGTTTGAACGGGCTGAGGAAATGGCGCAACGCTGGCGAGAAAAGCAAGCGGCGAAGCTGGCGGGATTACCGGAGTCGAGTGAAGGAGCGACGGCGGAAGCCATCCCAGCAGCCACAGGGGAGGAGGACCTGGAGCCGGCAGCGGTCTAG
- the rpiA gene encoding ribose-5-phosphate isomerase RpiA, with amino-acid sequence MTVSPELIQLAKQAVGQQAAQLVTSGMVVGLGTGSTAAWMIQALGERLRRGEIQDIRGVPTSFQATVLARQAGIPLTSLDEVETLDLAIDGADEVDPQKNLIKGGGAAHTREKIVDSLARELVVVVDESKLVERLGSRFPVPVEVLPMAVRPVMRALEKLGGQPELRMAVKKDGPVITDLGNMVVDVKFAAIPDPAALEARINNIPGVVENGLFVGLAGRVLIGRVVDGQPHVQVW; translated from the coding sequence ATGACAGTATCCCCCGAACTCATCCAACTGGCCAAGCAGGCGGTGGGGCAACAGGCGGCGCAACTGGTGACCTCGGGCATGGTGGTGGGGCTAGGGACCGGTTCGACGGCGGCGTGGATGATTCAGGCGCTTGGGGAGCGGCTGCGGCGGGGGGAAATCCAGGACATCCGGGGCGTGCCCACGTCGTTCCAGGCGACGGTGCTGGCCCGTCAAGCCGGAATTCCCCTGACCAGCTTGGACGAGGTGGAGACGTTAGACCTGGCCATTGACGGCGCTGACGAGGTGGACCCCCAGAAAAACTTGATCAAGGGAGGCGGCGCCGCCCACACGCGCGAAAAAATCGTAGACAGCTTGGCGCGTGAGTTGGTGGTGGTGGTGGATGAATCCAAGTTGGTGGAGCGCCTGGGCAGTCGGTTTCCAGTGCCGGTAGAGGTGTTGCCAATGGCGGTAAGGCCGGTGATGCGGGCGCTAGAAAAACTCGGGGGTCAGCCGGAGTTGCGCATGGCGGTAAAAAAGGACGGCCCGGTGATTACAGATCTGGGCAACATGGTGGTGGATGTGAAGTTTGCCGCGATTCCTGACCCGGCAGCCTTGGAGGCTCGGATCAACAACATCCCCGGCGTGGTGGAAAACGGCCTGTTTGTGGGGTTAGCAGGAAGAGTACTCATCGGGCGGGTAGTAGATGGCCAGCCCCACGTGCAGGTGTGGTGA
- the plsX gene encoding phosphate acyltransferase PlsX has protein sequence MRNRRADENAMALNRPRIAVDAMGGDHAPEEIVTGALRAQAELEAEILLVGQPERLRPLLADHHHRMTIIPAPEAIAMNEEPLTALRQKPGASIVVAMNLVRDGKADAVYSAGHTGAVMAAALLQLGRLPGIDRPAIGVALPTLIPDKSVLLLDVGANVDCRPKFLNQFALMGSIYSQCVLGVPRPRVGLLNIGEEACKGNDVAVRAYQLLAQNPEIEFVGNAEGRDVMSGNYDVVVCDGFVGNILLKFAEGVGRVIVQLLRDELPRGWRGQIGVPLLRENLRRVKQRLDEAERGGALLLGVPGVCVIGHGSSHAPSVFNAIRLAAEAVEQRVVQRLAAKVGALTRQDGR, from the coding sequence ATGCGTAACCGACGTGCGGACGAGAATGCCATGGCGCTCAACCGGCCTCGGATTGCAGTGGATGCGATGGGGGGAGACCACGCTCCCGAGGAAATCGTCACCGGTGCCCTGCGCGCCCAGGCCGAGTTGGAGGCGGAGATTTTGCTGGTGGGACAACCGGAGCGGTTGCGTCCCCTGCTGGCGGACCATCACCACCGGATGACCATCATTCCGGCGCCGGAGGCGATTGCCATGAACGAGGAGCCATTGACAGCACTGCGGCAAAAGCCCGGGGCCTCCATTGTGGTGGCGATGAACCTAGTTCGAGACGGAAAGGCGGATGCCGTGTATTCGGCAGGGCATACGGGCGCGGTGATGGCGGCGGCGTTGCTGCAACTGGGGCGTTTACCCGGAATTGACCGTCCAGCCATTGGCGTGGCGCTCCCCACGCTTATCCCCGATAAATCCGTGTTGTTGCTGGATGTGGGCGCCAATGTGGATTGCCGGCCCAAGTTTTTGAACCAGTTTGCCCTGATGGGTTCGATTTACAGCCAGTGCGTGCTGGGGGTTCCCCGCCCTAGGGTGGGCCTGTTGAATATTGGTGAGGAAGCCTGCAAGGGGAACGACGTGGCGGTGCGCGCCTATCAGCTCCTGGCCCAGAACCCTGAAATCGAATTTGTGGGCAATGCCGAGGGCCGGGATGTGATGTCAGGAAATTATGATGTCGTGGTGTGCGACGGGTTTGTGGGCAACATTCTGTTGAAATTCGCCGAAGGGGTGGGGCGAGTGATTGTGCAGTTATTGCGCGATGAATTGCCCCGCGGCTGGCGCGGGCAGATCGGTGTGCCCCTGCTGCGGGAAAACCTGCGGCGGGTCAAGCAACGCCTGGACGAAGCGGAACGGGGTGGCGCTTTGTTGTTGGGGGTGCCGGGCGTCTGTGTCATCGGCCACGGCAGTTCCCATGCCCCCTCCGTGTTCAACGCCATTCGGTTGGCGGCGGAAGCGGTGGAGCAGCGGGTGGTGCAGCGCCTGGCGGCAAAAGTGGGCGCCCTGACGCGGCAGGACGGTCGCTAG
- a CDS encoding ketoacyl-ACP synthase III translates to MLGVRLTGTGRADVAPALDNHQLSRLVDTSDEWIVTRTGIRTRRLAAPHQGVTDLAVQAAQNALVSAGLSPLEVELVILATSTPDDLFGSASLVLEQLGAKRAVAFDLTAACSGFVFGLVTAAQFLKTGTYRRAVVIGADVLSRWVDWRDRRTCVLFGDGAGAVVLETSPQEGLLGFELQNDGSQNACLTLAYQGQPQPLIDDLTVTLGAYQPIAMNGQEVYKFAVKRVPEVIEKALFRAGLTSDQIDYFVLHQANQRILEAVATRLGVPPERMLSNVARYGNTSAASIPLVLDEAVRAGQIQAGHTLVLAGFGAGLTLGAVVCRWG, encoded by the coding sequence GTGCTGGGCGTGCGCTTGACGGGGACGGGACGGGCCGATGTGGCTCCCGCGTTGGACAATCACCAGTTGAGCCGGTTGGTGGACACCAGTGATGAATGGATTGTCACCCGCACCGGTATCCGCACTCGTCGGCTGGCGGCTCCCCACCAGGGGGTTACCGACCTAGCGGTTCAGGCGGCGCAAAACGCCCTGGTCTCGGCGGGTTTAAGTCCCTTGGAAGTGGAGTTGGTCATCCTGGCGACCTCCACCCCGGACGACTTGTTTGGCTCGGCCAGCCTGGTGCTAGAGCAGTTGGGGGCCAAGCGGGCGGTGGCCTTTGACCTGACGGCGGCCTGTTCCGGGTTTGTGTTTGGTCTGGTGACGGCGGCCCAATTTCTCAAAACCGGGACCTACCGGCGGGCGGTGGTGATTGGGGCAGATGTGCTCTCGCGCTGGGTGGACTGGCGGGACCGGCGCACCTGTGTGTTGTTTGGCGATGGCGCCGGCGCTGTCGTTTTGGAGACCAGCCCCCAGGAAGGACTGTTGGGGTTTGAATTGCAAAACGATGGCAGCCAGAATGCCTGTCTCACCCTGGCCTACCAGGGCCAACCCCAGCCCTTGATCGACGACCTGACGGTAACCCTAGGCGCTTACCAGCCTATCGCCATGAACGGCCAGGAAGTGTATAAATTTGCCGTGAAACGGGTGCCGGAGGTGATTGAAAAGGCCTTATTTCGGGCGGGACTCACCAGCGACCAGATTGATTACTTCGTACTGCACCAGGCCAACCAGCGAATCTTAGAGGCGGTGGCGACCCGATTGGGCGTGCCTCCGGAACGCATGCTGAGCAACGTGGCCCGTTATGGCAACACGTCGGCGGCCTCGATTCCCCTGGTGCTGGACGAGGCGGTGCGGGCTGGGCAAATCCAAGCTGGGCATACCCTGGTGTTAGCAGGCTTCGGCGCGGGCCTGACCCTGGGAGCTGTGGTGTGTCGCTGGGGATAG
- the atpB gene encoding F0F1 ATP synthase subunit A, which produces MFLPLASLEVGEHFYWRLGNLKVHGQVLMTSWVVMALLILAAFLATRNAQRVPHGWQNFMEYVLDFVRGLARNQLGEKEYRAWLPFVGTLFLFIFTCNWTGILVPWRLIELPAGELAASTNDINTTAALALLTSLAYFYAGFSRKGLLGYFKGYLYPSPIMLPFKVIEDFTKPLSLSFRLFGNILADELVVGVLVLLVPVLVPVPLMVLGLFLSGIQAVIFATLAATYIAEALEDHEHAEAAEQEMA; this is translated from the coding sequence ATGTTCTTACCCTTGGCCAGTTTGGAGGTTGGGGAACACTTTTACTGGCGGCTTGGCAATTTAAAGGTTCACGGCCAGGTGTTGATGACCTCCTGGGTGGTGATGGCGCTGCTAATCCTGGCGGCCTTTCTGGCGACGCGCAACGCCCAGCGGGTGCCCCACGGCTGGCAGAACTTTATGGAGTATGTCCTGGATTTTGTACGCGGTCTGGCCCGGAATCAGTTGGGCGAAAAGGAGTACCGGGCCTGGTTACCCTTTGTGGGCACCCTGTTCCTGTTCATCTTTACCTGCAACTGGACGGGGATTTTAGTGCCCTGGCGGTTAATTGAACTGCCGGCGGGGGAACTGGCGGCCAGCACGAACGACATTAACACTACAGCGGCCTTGGCCCTGTTGACGTCCCTGGCCTACTTCTATGCGGGATTCAGCCGCAAGGGGTTGCTAGGGTACTTCAAGGGCTATCTCTACCCCTCGCCCATTATGCTGCCGTTCAAGGTGATTGAAGACTTCACCAAGCCCCTGTCCCTGAGCTTCCGTCTTTTTGGCAACATCCTAGCGGACGAACTGGTGGTGGGGGTGCTGGTGTTGCTGGTGCCGGTGCTAGTGCCCGTGCCGCTGATGGTACTTGGGCTGTTCCTGAGTGGGATTCAGGCGGTGATTTTTGCCACCCTGGCGGCCACCTACATCGCTGAGGCCCTGGAGGACCACGAACACGCCGAGGCGGCCGAGCAGGAAATGGCCTAA
- the atpE gene encoding ATP synthase F0 subunit C: protein MDGLTSAASVIAASLAVGLASLGPGLGQGNAASRAVEGIARQPEADGKIRGTLLLSLAFMEALTIYGLVVALILLFANPFAG, encoded by the coding sequence ATGGATGGATTGACGTCTGCAGCTTCGGTGATTGCGGCAAGTCTAGCGGTAGGTTTGGCATCGCTCGGGCCGGGTCTGGGCCAAGGGAATGCGGCCAGCCGCGCGGTGGAAGGGATTGCCCGGCAGCCAGAGGCTGATGGAAAGATTCGGGGAACGCTGCTGCTGAGCTTGGCCTTCATGGAAGCTTTGACCATTTACGGCCTAGTGGTGGCGCTGATCCTGTTGTTTGCCAACCCGTTTGCGGGCTAG
- a CDS encoding F0F1 ATP synthase subunit B', translated as MTGWLGIALLAEAGGLFDLDATLPVMAAQFLVLVAILNVIFYKPLLRVVDEREEYIRFHRAQAKELQAKADNLTRQYDQELALARRDAQQIVATAQAQAKQEAQAQIRVAQQEATMQLAQARAELAEQQEKALAQLEPQVQTLGEAILAKLLS; from the coding sequence ATGACCGGATGGCTGGGGATAGCGTTGTTGGCCGAAGCCGGGGGTCTGTTTGACCTGGACGCTACCTTGCCGGTGATGGCAGCGCAGTTTCTGGTGCTGGTGGCGATTCTGAATGTCATCTTCTACAAACCGCTGCTGCGGGTGGTGGACGAGCGGGAGGAATACATCCGGTTCCACAGGGCGCAGGCCAAGGAATTACAGGCGAAGGCCGACAACCTTACCCGGCAGTACGACCAAGAGCTGGCCTTAGCGCGGCGGGATGCCCAACAGATTGTGGCCACCGCCCAGGCTCAGGCTAAGCAGGAGGCACAAGCCCAGATCCGGGTGGCCCAGCAGGAGGCGACAATGCAACTGGCGCAGGCTCGGGCGGAACTCGCTGAGCAGCAGGAAAAAGCCTTGGCCCAACTGGAACCCCAGGTGCAAACTCTAGGGGAAGCGATTTTGGCGAAGTTATTGAGTTGA
- a CDS encoding F0F1 ATP synthase subunit B — MDSLFLAAEAGVRFNPDLLGTNTLNIAVVLGLLVYYGRRFLGRLLQERQQSIVQAITEAETAYQQAKAALAAAQQNLAQAQTQAAQIRQDGQATAERLRETLLAQAAQEAERIGLQAQRRIEVEQEQAVAAIRRRLAELTLAYVTAQLQQRLTPELHARLIDEGIARLGGEP; from the coding sequence ATGGATTCCCTTTTCTTAGCGGCGGAGGCGGGGGTACGTTTTAATCCGGATTTGCTGGGGACCAATACCCTCAATATCGCCGTGGTGCTGGGCCTGCTGGTCTACTACGGGCGCAGGTTTTTGGGGCGGTTGTTGCAGGAACGGCAACAGAGCATCGTCCAGGCAATCACCGAGGCGGAAACGGCCTATCAGCAGGCTAAGGCCGCACTTGCTGCAGCGCAACAGAATCTCGCCCAGGCCCAAACCCAAGCGGCCCAGATCCGGCAAGATGGGCAGGCCACAGCGGAACGGCTCCGGGAAACCCTGCTGGCCCAAGCAGCGCAGGAGGCAGAACGGATTGGTTTACAGGCCCAGCGCCGCATTGAGGTGGAGCAAGAACAGGCGGTAGCGGCGATTCGTCGGCGGCTAGCGGAACTGACCCTGGCCTACGTGACCGCCCAGTTGCAGCAACGGTTGACGCCGGAGCTCCACGCCCGCTTGATTGACGAAGGGATTGCGCGGTTGGGAGGTGAGCCATGA
- the atpH gene encoding ATP synthase F1 subunit delta — MTVAVARLTEPYAEALLALAQAHNQLDAMEQELTAIQQLVRQTPELASVLQRPTIRPEQKKALLRRIFGTQVQPLVLNFLLLLVDRGRIALLERIISAFQERARQARGTQLARVRAAVPLTAEQAERLSQRLAQLSGARRVELDVQVDPSLLGGFTVQMGSQFLDTSLRSQLQRLALRLSQSVV; from the coding sequence ATGACGGTGGCGGTGGCCCGCTTGACGGAACCCTACGCCGAGGCCCTGTTGGCGCTGGCCCAAGCCCACAACCAGTTGGACGCGATGGAACAGGAATTGACAGCCATCCAGCAACTGGTGCGACAAACACCGGAGCTAGCCAGTGTGTTGCAAAGGCCCACCATTCGCCCGGAGCAGAAAAAGGCTTTACTGCGGCGGATTTTCGGCACTCAGGTGCAGCCGCTGGTGTTGAACTTCCTGCTGCTGTTGGTGGACCGGGGCCGGATTGCTCTGCTCGAACGCATCATCAGTGCCTTTCAGGAACGGGCCAGGCAGGCGCGGGGAACCCAGTTGGCGCGGGTACGGGCGGCGGTGCCCTTGACGGCGGAACAGGCGGAACGTTTGAGCCAACGGCTAGCCCAACTGAGCGGTGCCCGGCGGGTGGAACTCGACGTGCAGGTGGACCCGTCGTTGCTAGGGGGATTCACGGTGCAGATGGGTTCCCAATTTTTAGACACCAGTTTGCGGAGCCAGTTGCAGCGACTAGCTTTACGATTGAGTCAGAGTGTTGTTTAG